The Streptomyces sp. 135 sequence CGCGGCGTCCGGGCACCGCCGGGGAGGGCGCGCGGCCGAGGACGAGGTCCGCCGAGCCGCGTACGAACGCCTGGGGCGTACCGAGGTCCAGCCAGTAGGTGGAGTCGACCATGCCCTGGAGGTGGGCGCCCGAGGAGAGGAGGTCGGGGAAGGTCTCTCGTTCGACCGAGACGGGGCGGCCCGCCGGGATCGTGTCGATGACCGAGCGGCGGAAGACGTACGCACCCGCGTTGATCTGGTCGGTGACGATCTCCTCCGGGGTCTGCGGCTTCTCCAGGAAGGCCGTGACACGCCCGGTCGGATCGGTCGGGACCAGGCCGTACGCCCTCGGGTCCGCGACCCGGGTCAGATGCAGGGAGACGTCGGCGCCGGACGTCTCGTGGGTGTCGACCAGAGCCCGGATGTCGAGGCCGGTGAGGATGTCGCCGTTGAAGATCAGGACCGGGTCGTCGGGAGCCGAGCGCAGACGGGACGCCACATTGCGGATCGCGCCGCCGGTGCCCAGGGGCTCGGTCTCCGTGACGTACTCGATGTGGAGGCCGAGCGCGGAGCCGTCGCCGAAGTACGGCTCGAAGACCTCGGCGAGGTAGGAGGTGGCGAGAACGATGTGTTCCACGCCCGCCGCGCGGGCCCGCGCCAGTTGATGCGTGAGGAACGGGACGCCCGCCGCCGGGACCATCGGCTTCGGGGTGTGGACCGTGAGCGGCCGCAGCCGGGTTCCTTTGCCGCCGACCAGGAGGATCGCTTCTGTCACCTGTCGTCTCTGCTTCCTGCTGGGGCCGGCCGAACTTGAGTTTCGGCCGGCCAGTGTATGCAGACGGATGTGCAGATCGTGCAGTTCGTACAGTGCGACCGGGCTTCAGCGCCCCTGGTAGCGGGCCGCGGAGGACCGGGCCGTGCCGAGCTTTGCGTACAGCTGCTTACCGGGACATTCCGTGGCGTATCCGTCACGATGCCCTGAGATCACCCTAAGTTTGACGTTCGTGCCTTTCTTGTACAGGTTGCCGCCGCCGGACTGCAAGCTGGTGGTACCACTGGGGTCGGCGCCGTGCAGGCCGAGCTTCCACGCGGCCAGCCGGGCGATGGCGTTCACGGCCGCCTTCGGCGGATTGGCGCTGCTGTAGGTGCCGAGGACGGCGATGCCCGTGCTGTTCGCGTTGAAACCGAGAGTGTGGGCCCCGAGGACCGGCTTGGCCACACCTCCGGCGCGTCCTTCGTAGATGTTTCCGCACTTGTCGATCGCGAAGTTGTAGCCGAAGTCACGCCAGCCACTGCTCTTGACGTGGTAGCGGTAGATGCTGCGGAGTACGGATCCGGCCTGTGAGCAGCGGTAATTGTTGCCGGACGCGCTGTGGTGCACGAAGGCGGCCTTCACCGTCTGGGTGTACGCGAATTCCTTCTCGCGGATCCGCTCGTCAGCGCCCCAGCCCTTGCGCGTGATGATGCGCGGGCGCGGGCCGATGTAGGGCCGGGCCTGACCGGCCACTTCGGGGGCGCCGCGGCCGGCGAGCAGCTCGTCCTCCGTCTGTTGCTTGGTCAGCTCCGGGATCACGGCGGCTTCCATCGGTGCGAGGTCCGCGTTGACGGCCGAGGCGGCGGCCGACTCGACGGTCACGGCGGGGGTGAGGGCCGGTGCCTCGGTCTGGCCGCCGCGCGGTGGCGGCTCGTCGCCCGGATCGACCAGTTCGAGGCGGAGCCCCTCGGGGAGCAGGCCGCGGCCGGAGGCCTGGTCGCCATGCCGGTCGTACTCCGCCCGTACGCGGATCTCCACGCCGTCGGAGTTGCCGACCCACAGGGGGGCGGTGGAGCCGCGGACCTTGCCGGTGCCGCGCTCCAAGGTCTCGGGGTCGGCCGCGTGTTCGTGGTTGTGCGTCTCCACGCTCTGCCAGCCGGACCAGGTGGTGGTGCCGCTGGCGCGGGTGCGGACCTGGACGGTGCCGCGCAACTCGTCGGCCGGGTCGTCCCAGACGACCCCCACCAGGGCGAACGGGCGGACGTCGCGCCGGGTCAGGCCCTGTTCCCGCTCGTCCGGGCCGGACGAGCGGTCGGAGGCGAGCGGGGCGAGCGGCAGGGACTGGGTGCTGCCGGGGATGCCTTCGGCAGCGGGCGGGGCGGCGGGCGTCGTGGCCCGGGCGGCGGACGACGGCAGGGCGAGGGGCAGGGCCAGGGCGGCCGCGCAGGTGACGCCGATCGAGGAAGCAAGGAATCCACGCATACGTCTGATCGTCGGCATACCGGAACATATCTGTCCATCCGGGAATTGACGGGTCGTCGCCCCTGAGCGGCCGAACCGGTGGTCCGCTCTCCCCGCCACGCCGGGGGCCGTGCGGGTGCCCGCGTACCCTTGCGCCCGTGAACGCCAACGACCGCACCCCTGCCGACCTGCTGCGATCCGCGCTCGCCGCGGATCCCGGCCGTCCTCTGGTCACCTTCTACGACGACGCCACGGGCGAGCGCGTGGAATTGTCCGTGGCCACCTTCGCCAATTGGGTGGCCAAGACCGCCAATCTGCTCCAGGGCGATCTCGCCGCCGAACCGGGTGACCGGGCCGTGCTGTTGCTGCCCGCGCACTGGCAGACGGCCGTGTGGCTGCTCGCCTGTTCGTCGGTGGGCGTGGTCGCGGACGTGGGTGGTGACCCGGCCGCGGCGGATCTCGTCGTCAGCGGTCCGGACACGTTGGAGGCGGCGCGTGCCTGTTCCGGGGAGCGGGTCGCGCTCGCGCTGCGGCCGCTCGGCGGGCGGTTTCCGCAGCCGCCGGGGAGCTTCGCCGACTACGCGGTGGAGGTGCCGGGCCAGGGGGACCGGTTCGCGCCGTACGCGCCCGTCGATCCGGACGCGCCTGCCCTCGCGGTCGGCGGGGCGGAGCTGTCCGGCGCGGGAGTGGTGGAGCGGGCCCGTGCCGATGCCGGGCGGCTCGGTGTCACGGCCGGGTCCCGGGTGCTTTCCGGGCTGTCGTACGGGACCTGGGAGGGGCTGAGCTGCGGGTTGTATGCGGCGCTGGCGGTGGGCGGGTCGGTGGTGCTGTGCCGGCATCTCGATCAGCTTGCGGAGGGGGGGCTGGAGAAGCGGGTCGAGGATGAGCGGGTGACTGTCACCGTGCGGTGACGCCTCGCGGGCTGGTTTTCGGCTGCCGGTTCGTCGTGGCTGGGCGCGCAGTTCCCCGCGCCCCTTGGCGGGGGCGGGTCGCGTCCGGCGGGCTTGTGTGGCCGGGTGGGGGTCACTCCTTCGGCCTACGTGGGGGACGGACCCAGAGGCCACCGGCGCCGCGTCGGTCCATGGTCGTAAGGGACGTAGCACGCACCGACGCAGCCGTGAGGGGTGGACGTACACGTGACCGACACCGCGGGCGCGGCATGGGAGCCCAAGGCCACGTACGGACCCGGGACGGGGGCGAGCCCCACCGGGGAGGGCGTGGTGCGCCGGCGGCGGCGCTGGCTGCGGGGTGTGGCGCTCGGGGCCGCCGTGCTGGTGCTCGGCGCGGGCGGCGCGGGGTGGGCGGCGTACCAGAAGCTCAACGGCAACATCACGAAGGACACCGACGCCGCCGCCGAACTCGCCCGCTACGACAGGGAGCGGCCGGCGCCGCTGGTGCACGACGCGCAGAACATCCTGCTCATCGGCTCCGACACGCGCGCCGGCGACAACCGCAAGTACGGCAGGGACCGGGGCACGCAGCGCTCGGACACCACGATCCTGCTGCACCTGGCCGCCGACCGGCAGAGCGCGACCGCGGTGTCGATCCCGCGTGACCTGATGGTGGACGTCCCCGGCTGCCGACGGCCCGACGGCTCGCGGACGCGGGCCCAGTTCGCCCAGTTCAACTCGGCGTTCGAGGTGGGCGGGACGGCCTGCACGATCCGTACCGTCGAGAAGCTCACCGGGATCCGCGTCGACCACCACATGGTCGTGGACTTCGCGGGGTTCAAGGACATGGTCGACGCGGTCGACGGCGTGGAGGTGTGCCTCAAGGCGCCGATCGATGACGACGACGCGCATGTGCGGCTCGCCCCCGGCCCGCAGACCCTCGACGGCGAACAGGCACTGGGGTACGTGCGCGCCCGCAAGAGCCTCGGCACCGGCAGCGACACCGAGCGCATGGACCGCCAGCAGGAATTCCTCGGCGCGCTCGTCAACAAGGTGCAGAGCAACGACGTCCTGCTGAATCCGTCGAAGCTCTACCCCGTACTCGACGCGGCCACTTCGTCGCTGACCACCGACCCCGCGCTCGCCAGCCTGCGCGGTCTGTACGAACTCGTGCGCGGCATGCGCAATATCCCCACGGAACGGGTGCAGTTCCTCACCGTCCCGCGGCAGTCGTACACCTACGACGCGAACCGCGACGAGCTGGTCGAACCGGCGGCGGAGCAGCTCTTCACGCGCCTTCGCACCGACAGCCCGGTCGCGGTGATCCCGGAGCGGGCCCGGAACCCCCGGGAATCGGCGCCGAGCCAGGATCAGGCGTACCGGGGGGATCCGGACCATTCAGACAGTGACGACAGTGAAGACAGTGACGGGAAGCCCGACGATCCTTCACATACGCCGTCTCCCGCACCGACATTCCGGGGCAACACGGCGGCGGAAGCCGCCTGCGAGTAAAGCGATGCCCAAGGGAATGCGGCCGGCCCATAAGAAATTGGGCGGATTGCCCAGTTGTAGGGGAGTGGAATTTGTCACCGGCGTCGTCCGGCGCTGAACTGGGCGGATAGTGTGAGCGCTCCGGTGCGCCGGGCCCTGAAGGCCTCGCACCGCTGGAACGACTGACCGAGCGCCTTCTTGAGGGGGATGAGGCGCCGCGTGGCCCCGACGGAGGACGCAAACAACCGTGGACGCGCAAGGCCGTGGGCGGGCGGAGAACATCGATCCCGCAGACCAGTGGGTGCTCAACCCGGACACCGGTGATTACGAGCTGCGACTGAGCCCTTCCACAGGGCAAGGACCCTCGACGGTACCGGGGCCCCGCAGAGCCGCGTCCCGCCAAGGAGCCCGAGGCCGCTCCGCGCCGGGGCGCGACCGCCAGCGCCCGCGTCCGGGAGAGCGCGACGAGCGCCGCGAGGTGCCGGGCCAGCGCAGGCGCCGGGTCAAGGAGCCGGAGCCGACCGGCGGCAGGCGCAAGCAGAAGCCGAAGAAGTCCGCGGGCAAGAAGGCCATGGTGTGGACCGGCGGCACGCTGGCGTTCCTGCTCGTCACGGGCTGCGTCGGCGGTTACCTGTACTACCAGCACCTCAACGACAACATCACGTCGATCAACGACGACGGCGCCGGCACCGGCGGCTTCAGCAAGGACCGGGCCATCAACATCCTGGTCGTCGGCACCGACAAGCGCAGCGGCGACGGGAACAAGGGCTACGGCGACGAGGGCAGCCTCGGCCACGCGGACACCACGATCCTGCTGCACGTCTCCAAGGACCGTACGAACGCGACCGCGTTGAGCATCCCGCGCGACATGATCACGGACATCCCGGACTGCCCCACCACGATGGAGGACGGCAGCAAGAAGACGATCCAGGGCACGAGGAACGCCCGCTTCAACGAGAGCCTCGGCCAGAACGACCGCACGCCGAGCTGCACGATGCGCACGGTCACGAAGATCACGGGGATAAAGCTCGACCACTTCATGGTGGCCGACTTCAACGCGGTCAAGACGCTCTCCAGTGCCGTGGGCGGCGTGGAGGTCTGCCTCGCCAAGGACATCGACGACCCCAAGTCGCATCTGAAGCTGTCCAAGGGCAAGCACGTGATCGAGGGCGAGCAGGCGCTCGCGTACGTGCGGACGCGGCACGCCGTGGGCAACGGCGGCGACCTGAGCCGCATCGAGTTGCAGCAGCAGTTCCTCAGCTCGCTGATGCGCAAGCTGAAGTCGAGCGACACCCTCACCAGCCCGAAGAAGATGTTCTCCCTGGCGGAGGCCGGCACCAAGGCCCTCACCGTCGACTCCACGATCGCGAACATCATGAAGCTGCGTGACCTCGGCATGGAGCTCGGCAAGCTCGACATGAAGAACCTGACCTTCGCCACGGTGCCGGTCGTCGACAACCCGAACGAGAAGGTCCACACCACGGTCGTGCTCAACCCGGCCAAGGCCGACCCCCTCTTCGCGATGATGCGGGCCGACCAGTCGCTGACCGAGGTGAAGAAGAAGGAGAAGAAGGAGAAGGCCGCGGTGGCCGCCCGTCTCAAGGGCCCCAAGGCCGACGCCTCCGAGGTGCGGGTCGACATCTTCAACGGCAGCGGCAAGACCGGCGCCGCCCAGACGACTCTCACGTGGCTGCAGAACAACGAGGGCGTGCTCAAGTCCAGCCAGCAGGGGAACGCGCCCTCGGTCATCAAGAAGACGACCCTGGAGTACGGCCCGGACCAGGCGGACCAGGCCCGTCGGCTCGCCGACATCATGGGGCTGCCCGCCGCCGCCCTGAAGCCGGGCAAGAGCGAGAAGAACG is a genomic window containing:
- a CDS encoding NDP-sugar synthase, whose protein sequence is MTEAILLVGGKGTRLRPLTVHTPKPMVPAAGVPFLTHQLARARAAGVEHIVLATSYLAEVFEPYFGDGSALGLHIEYVTETEPLGTGGAIRNVASRLRSAPDDPVLIFNGDILTGLDIRALVDTHETSGADVSLHLTRVADPRAYGLVPTDPTGRVTAFLEKPQTPEEIVTDQINAGAYVFRRSVIDTIPAGRPVSVERETFPDLLSSGAHLQGMVDSTYWLDLGTPQAFVRGSADLVLGRAPSPAVPGRRGESLVLPTARVAPDAKLTGGTVVGENARVGEGARISGSTILSGAVVEPGAVITDSLVGEDARVGARTALRGAVVGDGASVGADNELREGVRVWCGATLPAGAVRFSSDQ
- a CDS encoding peptidoglycan recognition protein, with amino-acid sequence MRGFLASSIGVTCAAALALPLALPSSAARATTPAAPPAAEGIPGSTQSLPLAPLASDRSSGPDEREQGLTRRDVRPFALVGVVWDDPADELRGTVQVRTRASGTTTWSGWQSVETHNHEHAADPETLERGTGKVRGSTAPLWVGNSDGVEIRVRAEYDRHGDQASGRGLLPEGLRLELVDPGDEPPPRGGQTEAPALTPAVTVESAAASAVNADLAPMEAAVIPELTKQQTEDELLAGRGAPEVAGQARPYIGPRPRIITRKGWGADERIREKEFAYTQTVKAAFVHHSASGNNYRCSQAGSVLRSIYRYHVKSSGWRDFGYNFAIDKCGNIYEGRAGGVAKPVLGAHTLGFNANSTGIAVLGTYSSANPPKAAVNAIARLAAWKLGLHGADPSGTTSLQSGGGNLYKKGTNVKLRVISGHRDGYATECPGKQLYAKLGTARSSAARYQGR
- a CDS encoding TIGR03089 family protein, with translation MNANDRTPADLLRSALAADPGRPLVTFYDDATGERVELSVATFANWVAKTANLLQGDLAAEPGDRAVLLLPAHWQTAVWLLACSSVGVVADVGGDPAAADLVVSGPDTLEAARACSGERVALALRPLGGRFPQPPGSFADYAVEVPGQGDRFAPYAPVDPDAPALAVGGAELSGAGVVERARADAGRLGVTAGSRVLSGLSYGTWEGLSCGLYAALAVGGSVVLCRHLDQLAEGGLEKRVEDERVTVTVR
- a CDS encoding LCP family protein: MTDTAGAAWEPKATYGPGTGASPTGEGVVRRRRRWLRGVALGAAVLVLGAGGAGWAAYQKLNGNITKDTDAAAELARYDRERPAPLVHDAQNILLIGSDTRAGDNRKYGRDRGTQRSDTTILLHLAADRQSATAVSIPRDLMVDVPGCRRPDGSRTRAQFAQFNSAFEVGGTACTIRTVEKLTGIRVDHHMVVDFAGFKDMVDAVDGVEVCLKAPIDDDDAHVRLAPGPQTLDGEQALGYVRARKSLGTGSDTERMDRQQEFLGALVNKVQSNDVLLNPSKLYPVLDAATSSLTTDPALASLRGLYELVRGMRNIPTERVQFLTVPRQSYTYDANRDELVEPAAEQLFTRLRTDSPVAVIPERARNPRESAPSQDQAYRGDPDHSDSDDSEDSDGKPDDPSHTPSPAPTFRGNTAAEAACE
- a CDS encoding LCP family protein yields the protein MDAQGRGRAENIDPADQWVLNPDTGDYELRLSPSTGQGPSTVPGPRRAASRQGARGRSAPGRDRQRPRPGERDERREVPGQRRRRVKEPEPTGGRRKQKPKKSAGKKAMVWTGGTLAFLLVTGCVGGYLYYQHLNDNITSINDDGAGTGGFSKDRAINILVVGTDKRSGDGNKGYGDEGSLGHADTTILLHVSKDRTNATALSIPRDMITDIPDCPTTMEDGSKKTIQGTRNARFNESLGQNDRTPSCTMRTVTKITGIKLDHFMVADFNAVKTLSSAVGGVEVCLAKDIDDPKSHLKLSKGKHVIEGEQALAYVRTRHAVGNGGDLSRIELQQQFLSSLMRKLKSSDTLTSPKKMFSLAEAGTKALTVDSTIANIMKLRDLGMELGKLDMKNLTFATVPVVDNPNEKVHTTVVLNPAKADPLFAMMRADQSLTEVKKKEKKEKAAVAARLKGPKADASEVRVDIFNGSGKTGAAQTTLTWLQNNEGVLKSSQQGNAPSVIKKTTLEYGPDQADQARRLADIMGLPAAALKPGKSEKNAQGLPAMKLTLGGDFAGAGVPIAPPKKAPEGIQKVEADKTVCAK